A region of Paenibacillus thiaminolyticus DNA encodes the following proteins:
- a CDS encoding MurR/RpiR family transcriptional regulator, which yields MRNISILTRIHSMYNSFTNTERKVADYILEHTRSVIYMSITDLADACDVGESSIFRFCKSLTFKGYQEFKIALAHSITAENEIPQLTEQIGMDDTIEQVASKVLTTNVNAINETYDLLKADDIEKAIGYMIQAERIHFFGVGTSLITALEAKNKFMRITRKTECSFDSHLQMMSAALMTERDVAVMFSYSGSTKDTIEAAKKAKEKGAKIISITRFVKSPLTLHSDVTLLCGANEGPLQGGSLSAKIAQLYLLDVLYVEYFKRTYQESIDNKESTANAVIEKLL from the coding sequence CTGCGTAATATAAGTATTCTGACCCGCATTCATTCCATGTATAATTCCTTCACGAACACCGAGCGCAAAGTAGCGGATTATATATTGGAGCATACGAGAAGCGTCATCTATATGTCCATCACTGATCTGGCCGATGCCTGCGACGTTGGGGAATCGAGCATTTTCCGGTTCTGCAAGTCGCTTACTTTCAAGGGCTATCAGGAGTTCAAGATCGCATTGGCGCACAGCATTACGGCGGAAAATGAAATCCCGCAGCTGACCGAGCAGATCGGGATGGACGACACGATCGAGCAGGTGGCATCCAAAGTATTGACCACGAATGTCAATGCGATCAACGAGACGTATGACCTCCTCAAGGCGGACGATATCGAGAAGGCGATCGGCTATATGATTCAGGCGGAACGCATTCATTTTTTTGGCGTGGGCACGTCCTTGATTACCGCACTCGAAGCGAAGAACAAATTTATGCGCATCACGAGAAAGACGGAATGCTCCTTCGACTCCCATCTTCAGATGATGTCGGCCGCCCTCATGACCGAGCGCGACGTGGCGGTCATGTTCTCGTACTCGGGCTCGACCAAGGACACGATCGAGGCCGCGAAGAAAGCGAAGGAGAAGGGGGCCAAGATCATCTCGATCACCCGCTTCGTCAAATCTCCGTTGACGCTGCACTCGGACGTTACGCTCCTCTGCGGAGCGAATGAGGGCCCGCTCCAGGGCGGCTCCTTGTCCGCGAAGATCGCGCAGCTGTACTTGCTGGATGTGCTGTATGTCGAGTATTTTAAGCGCACGTACCAGGAATCGATCGACAACAAGGAGAGCACGGCGAACGCCGTCATTGAGAAGCTGCTGTAG
- a CDS encoding ROK family protein has product MKIVAADIGGTTTKIGLCDESGRIERFQEYETESKRGGEHVIGKLIAHLEEYSGYDAIAVSTAGQVDADAGVIVYANENIPGYTGMRIADRLTERFGKPVRVENDVNAAALGEGRFGAGRSYADFLCLTYGTGIGGAIVMNGGIYRGANGVAAEFGHMMTHAWAEGRDPEFKPYYEKFASTTALVHMARQVDPECINGRILFDKIDKGNEPLRRVVDGWITEVAAGLASIVHIFNPSAIVIGGGVMERDELVRQAEARTKEFIMASFAGVRIVKASLGNKAGLLGAASRFLP; this is encoded by the coding sequence ATGAAAATTGTGGCGGCGGATATTGGCGGGACGACGACCAAGATCGGCCTGTGCGACGAGTCGGGACGGATTGAGCGGTTCCAGGAATACGAGACCGAGAGCAAGCGCGGCGGCGAGCATGTCATCGGGAAGCTTATAGCTCATCTGGAGGAGTACAGCGGCTATGATGCGATTGCCGTCAGCACGGCGGGACAGGTCGATGCGGATGCGGGGGTGATCGTCTACGCCAATGAAAATATTCCGGGGTACACGGGGATGCGCATCGCGGACAGGCTGACGGAGCGGTTCGGCAAGCCGGTCCGGGTTGAGAATGATGTTAATGCGGCTGCATTGGGCGAGGGCCGCTTCGGCGCCGGCCGCTCCTATGCCGACTTCCTGTGTCTGACCTATGGCACAGGCATCGGCGGCGCGATCGTCATGAATGGCGGCATTTACCGGGGGGCGAACGGCGTGGCCGCCGAGTTCGGCCATATGATGACGCATGCTTGGGCGGAAGGCCGCGATCCGGAATTCAAGCCGTATTACGAGAAATTCGCCTCGACGACGGCACTCGTCCATATGGCGCGGCAGGTTGATCCGGAATGTATCAACGGGCGGATATTATTTGATAAAATAGACAAGGGCAACGAGCCGCTGCGGCGTGTCGTTGACGGCTGGATCACGGAAGTCGCGGCCGGGCTGGCGTCCATCGTCCATATCTTCAATCCTTCCGCCATCGTGATCGGCGGCGGCGTCATGGAGCGGGACGAGCTGGTCCGTCAGGCGGAAGCGCGGACGAAGGAGTTCATTATGGCCAGCTTCGCCGGGGTTCGCATCGTCAAGGCTTCGCTCGGGAACAAGGCGGGGCTGTTGGGCGCCGCATCGCGTTTTTTGCCGTAA
- a CDS encoding N-acetylmannosamine-6-phosphate 2-epimerase, whose amino-acid sequence MNRNATVFEQVKGKLIVSCQALPDEPLHSPFIMGRMAYAAFLGGAAGIRANSVEDIQEMKKQVKLPIIGIIKQDYEGSDVFITPTDREVGLLYREGVDIIAIDATDRVRPDGTTIAEQFPQLKAKYLDQLFMADCSTYEEAMTAIELGFDCIGTTLSGYTEATRGKALPDFELLEKLAAASPVPVIAEGGISTPEELKRAFDLGVHTAVVGSAITRPMEITKRFVQAIERAE is encoded by the coding sequence ATGAACCGAAATGCCACTGTATTTGAACAGGTCAAAGGAAAGCTGATCGTGTCTTGCCAGGCGCTGCCGGATGAACCGCTGCACAGCCCGTTCATCATGGGGAGAATGGCGTATGCCGCCTTCCTGGGCGGAGCGGCGGGAATCCGCGCGAACAGCGTCGAAGATATTCAGGAGATGAAGAAGCAGGTGAAGCTGCCGATCATCGGCATTATCAAGCAGGACTATGAAGGCTCGGATGTGTTCATTACGCCGACGGACCGGGAAGTCGGACTGCTCTATCGCGAAGGCGTCGATATTATCGCCATTGACGCGACGGATCGGGTGCGGCCGGACGGAACGACGATTGCCGAGCAGTTCCCGCAGTTAAAAGCGAAGTATCTGGATCAATTGTTTATGGCGGATTGCTCCACCTACGAGGAGGCCATGACCGCGATCGAGCTGGGCTTCGACTGCATCGGCACGACGCTGAGCGGCTATACGGAAGCGACCCGGGGCAAGGCGCTGCCGGACTTCGAGCTGCTGGAGAAGCTTGCGGCCGCTTCCCCCGTCCCGGTCATCGCGGAAGGCGGCATCTCGACGCCGGAGGAGCTGAAGCGGGCATTCGATCTCGGCGTGCATACAGCCGTCGTCGGCTCGGCGATTACGAGACCGATGGAGATTACGAAGCGCTTCGTACAGGCCATTGAGCGGGCTGAATAG
- a CDS encoding amino acid permease, translating to MKATEDNRQSGLRRSLKTRHITMIALGGSIGTGLFLASGGAIAQAGPGGALAAYIAVGIMVYFLMTSLGELATYMPDPGSFSTYATRFVDPSFGFALGWNFWFNWAITIASELVAATLIIKYWFPDSNSFIWSLLFLSVIFLLNFLSVKGYGESEYWFAIIKIATVVIFLVVGVLMIFGILGSERVGFENFRIGDGPFHGGFFALLGVFMAAGYSFQGTELVGVAAGESENPRESVPRAIRQVFWRILLFYVCAIFVIALLIPYTHPSLLASDVDSINTSPFTLVFEKAGFAFAAAIMNAVILTSVLSAGNSGMYASTRVLWVLAKEGKAPKFLSKLNKRGVPINALIITTIIGMLAFLATFFGDGVVYIWLLNASGMCGFIAWLGIAVSHYRFRRAFVKQGHDLKELPYKARFFPFGPLFAFALCMIVIVGQNYQAFTGEGIDWKGLLMTYIGLPIFLSVWLGYKWKHRTKMIPLDECKFDT from the coding sequence ATGAAGGCAACAGAAGATAATCGGCAGTCCGGGCTGCGCCGCAGCCTGAAGACCCGTCATATTACGATGATCGCGCTTGGGGGCTCCATCGGCACAGGGCTGTTCCTGGCCAGCGGCGGAGCCATCGCCCAAGCGGGACCGGGCGGCGCGCTCGCCGCCTATATTGCCGTCGGCATCATGGTCTACTTCCTGATGACCAGTCTGGGGGAGCTGGCAACCTATATGCCGGATCCCGGATCGTTCAGCACCTATGCGACGCGCTTCGTCGATCCGTCGTTCGGGTTCGCGCTGGGCTGGAATTTCTGGTTCAACTGGGCGATTACGATCGCTTCGGAGCTGGTGGCCGCTACGCTCATCATCAAGTACTGGTTCCCTGACAGCAATTCATTTATATGGAGTCTGCTCTTCCTCAGCGTCATCTTCTTGCTGAATTTTTTGTCCGTCAAAGGCTATGGGGAGTCCGAATATTGGTTCGCTATCATTAAAATCGCAACGGTTGTTATATTCCTCGTCGTCGGCGTGCTCATGATCTTCGGCATCCTGGGCAGCGAACGCGTCGGCTTTGAAAATTTCCGGATCGGAGACGGTCCGTTCCACGGCGGATTTTTCGCGCTGCTCGGCGTCTTCATGGCGGCAGGATACTCGTTCCAGGGCACCGAGCTCGTCGGGGTCGCCGCCGGCGAGAGCGAGAACCCGCGCGAGAGCGTGCCGCGCGCCATCCGGCAGGTATTCTGGCGGATCCTGCTGTTCTACGTGTGCGCCATCTTCGTTATCGCGCTGCTGATTCCGTACACGCATCCGAGCTTGCTGGCCAGCGATGTGGACAGCATCAACACGAGCCCGTTCACGCTCGTCTTCGAGAAGGCCGGATTCGCGTTCGCAGCCGCGATTATGAATGCCGTCATTCTGACCTCCGTGCTGTCAGCCGGCAACTCGGGCATGTATGCCTCGACGCGCGTTCTCTGGGTTCTCGCGAAGGAAGGCAAGGCGCCCAAGTTCTTGAGCAAGCTGAACAAACGCGGCGTTCCGATCAATGCGCTCATCATCACGACGATTATCGGCATGCTCGCCTTCCTGGCCACCTTCTTCGGGGACGGCGTCGTCTATATTTGGCTTTTGAACGCCTCCGGCATGTGCGGCTTCATCGCTTGGCTCGGCATCGCGGTCAGCCATTACCGCTTCCGGCGGGCCTTCGTGAAGCAAGGCCACGATCTGAAGGAATTGCCTTATAAGGCGAGATTCTTCCCGTTCGGCCCGCTGTTCGCCTTCGCGCTCTGTATGATCGTCATTGTCGGACAGAACTATCAGGCCTTCACCGGGGAAGGCATCGACTGGAAGGGATTATTGATGACCTATATCGGTCTTCCGATCTTCCTCTCCGTCTGGCTCGGTTACAAATGGAAGCACCGGACGAAAATGATTCCGCTGGACGAATGCAAATTCGACACCTGA
- a CDS encoding cytochrome ubiquinol oxidase subunit I: MDSVTMTRSLFGTSMAFHIIFATLGVGMSLMIVFAEIMYWRKKDSDYAIMAKRWTKTLGILLGVAIPSGTIVGVMLALLWPGFMEIVGHVIALPFQIEIWAFFFEALFMAIYFYAADRLTHGMRILSVFFVMVGASASAALITAAQAWMNTPAGFRIVDGKITDVDPWAAFFNPSYATSALHVLSTAYMTGAFFVVTVAAWRLLKRNVTEREAAYHRKGLMLGLVIGLVMTLATALNGHAAAQSMYRHNPEKLAAAEALFETTTHAPLVLGGIPDPETRTIKYGIEFPGMLSFLASNRFDAEVKGLNEIPREDWPPLFVHTLFNLMVVIGFGLLGLALVVVLWRAFTRKSPRPYPRWLRYVLAVTGPLSLLSIEIGWIFSCSARQPWTIYRIQRTSEAALQSDNMGSLFLLFVGIYVLLLVLTALVLRFYFRRHPVSAELQEPTPDHDRPHTEEAFT, from the coding sequence ATGGATTCCGTTACGATGACCCGCTCCCTGTTCGGCACGTCGATGGCTTTCCACATTATATTCGCGACGCTGGGGGTCGGCATGTCGCTCATGATCGTGTTCGCGGAGATTATGTACTGGCGCAAGAAGGATTCGGATTATGCGATCATGGCGAAGCGCTGGACCAAAACATTAGGCATCCTGCTCGGCGTCGCCATTCCATCAGGCACCATCGTCGGCGTCATGCTCGCTCTCCTGTGGCCGGGCTTCATGGAAATCGTCGGCCATGTCATCGCGCTTCCGTTCCAGATTGAGATCTGGGCTTTTTTCTTCGAGGCTTTGTTTATGGCCATCTACTTCTACGCAGCGGATCGCTTGACCCATGGCATGCGCATCTTGAGCGTCTTCTTCGTCATGGTCGGAGCCAGCGCCTCCGCCGCGCTGATCACGGCCGCACAGGCATGGATGAATACGCCGGCCGGCTTCCGCATCGTCGACGGGAAGATTACCGACGTCGATCCGTGGGCGGCTTTCTTCAATCCTTCGTATGCGACCTCGGCGCTGCACGTGCTGAGCACGGCCTATATGACCGGCGCCTTCTTCGTCGTGACGGTCGCGGCCTGGCGCCTGCTCAAGCGCAATGTGACGGAGCGGGAAGCAGCTTATCACCGCAAGGGGCTTATGCTCGGCCTCGTCATCGGGCTCGTCATGACGCTCGCCACCGCGCTGAACGGCCATGCCGCCGCCCAATCGATGTACCGCCACAATCCAGAGAAGCTGGCTGCGGCCGAGGCGCTGTTCGAGACGACGACCCATGCTCCGCTCGTCCTCGGCGGCATTCCCGATCCCGAGACGCGGACGATCAAGTATGGCATCGAATTCCCGGGCATGCTCAGCTTCCTCGCCTCGAACCGGTTCGATGCCGAGGTGAAGGGGCTCAATGAGATTCCGCGCGAGGATTGGCCGCCGCTCTTCGTCCACACCTTGTTCAATCTAATGGTCGTCATCGGCTTCGGCCTGCTCGGGCTGGCGCTTGTCGTCGTGCTGTGGCGCGCGTTCACGCGCAAGTCGCCGCGCCCGTATCCGCGCTGGCTCCGCTATGTGCTGGCCGTCACCGGACCGCTGTCGCTGCTGTCCATCGAGATCGGCTGGATTTTCAGCTGCTCCGCGCGCCAGCCGTGGACCATCTACCGCATCCAACGCACGTCGGAAGCGGCACTGCAGAGCGACAATATGGGCTCGTTGTTCCTCCTCTTCGTCGGCATCTATGTGCTGCTGCTCGTGCTGACGGCGCTCGTGCTCCGCTTCTACTTCCGGCGGCATCCCGTCTCCGCGGAGCTGCAGGAGCCGACGCCGGATCATGACCGTCCGCATACGGAGGAGGCATTCACATGA
- a CDS encoding cytochrome d ubiquinol oxidase subunit II: protein MTDATIAISILWVFLFVYSLLGSVDFGAGFWSMIYGRRSEDGRAAELANRYLSPSWKVTNTFLVLFVVALVGFFPGATLGLASVLLVPVCLVLVLLTLRSAFLVYGYSVHRYGRTISIISGVTGLLIPGLLVSVLPVTLGGFIMETPDGGLMLDFGKLLASPTLYAHLAFGYATELFFSALFLADYSREARDIATYRIYRRWAVIFGPFSLLTALAVTLTVQPEAAWIVAGFREQRVGFTLSAAAFVIGYACLFVPRQDGWKGHSRAAVVLVILQYAFASYAYGRAHLPYIIYPQLTIEASITNPAIFRSLLISYIVSALLLVPVFYLFWKLFLKDRRYFENKPE from the coding sequence ATGACCGACGCCACAATCGCCATTTCGATCTTGTGGGTGTTCCTGTTCGTCTACAGCCTGCTCGGCTCCGTCGATTTCGGGGCCGGCTTCTGGTCGATGATCTACGGCCGCCGCAGCGAGGACGGCCGGGCCGCCGAGCTGGCCAACCGGTATTTATCTCCTTCGTGGAAGGTTACCAACACGTTCCTGGTCCTGTTCGTCGTCGCGCTCGTCGGATTTTTCCCCGGGGCGACGCTCGGGCTCGCTTCCGTGCTGCTCGTCCCGGTCTGTCTCGTGCTCGTGCTGCTCACGCTGCGCAGCGCCTTCCTCGTGTACGGATATTCCGTCCATCGGTACGGACGCACGATCAGCATCATCTCGGGCGTGACCGGGCTGCTCATCCCGGGGCTGCTCGTCTCGGTCCTCCCCGTGACGCTCGGCGGCTTCATTATGGAGACTCCGGACGGCGGGCTGATGCTCGACTTCGGGAAGCTGCTGGCCAGCCCGACGCTGTATGCCCACCTCGCCTTCGGCTACGCGACAGAGCTGTTCTTCTCGGCTCTGTTCCTGGCCGATTACTCCCGCGAGGCGCGCGATATCGCGACCTACCGCATCTACCGGCGCTGGGCCGTCATCTTCGGCCCCTTCAGCCTGCTGACCGCGCTCGCCGTCACGCTTACCGTGCAGCCGGAGGCTGCGTGGATCGTGGCGGGCTTCCGTGAGCAGCGGGTCGGCTTCACGCTGTCCGCCGCCGCCTTCGTCATTGGCTATGCGTGTCTGTTCGTCCCGCGCCAAGACGGCTGGAAGGGGCATTCCCGAGCCGCCGTCGTGCTCGTTATTTTGCAGTACGCCTTCGCCAGCTACGCGTACGGGAGAGCCCATCTGCCTTACATTATTTATCCGCAGCTGACGATTGAAGCGAGCATCACGAATCCTGCGATCTTCCGCTCGCTGCTCATCAGCTATATCGTCAGCGCCCTGCTGCTCGTTCCGGTCTTTTATTTGTTCTGGAAGCTGTTTTTGAAGGACCGGCGCTACTTCGAGAACAAGCCGGAATGA
- a CDS encoding GH39 family glycosyl hydrolase: MKYLYEFIEHQDDMPFRMFVNSVDHIQFHWHKEVELICVLQGSVRIYVGQHNHDYHPGDFLFINSLSAHKIEKTGQDNVLLALQFSPELLERPMHIHCSSLDRGADGKPAHDKLRHYLARMAWELNKKPPGYRSCAVGLLHMLIGHLVRSFPHEALPDGEPGAEPGNDYELRRLNRVLQYIDKHYSKKITLQDIARQEHLSLHYFSHFFKDKIGIPFQKYLTLVRLEKSVELLAGTNKNVTQIASECGFANVKAFNTYFKEKYGTTPTGYREKQERDTLKKSSRWNVNTSAIHGAYYDIDTIQAMDSLYAYLERGYELPLSSPLASDSITIDIHADDPVHPYEPNWRMLTTAGRAIEGLRADWQEQFREMQSRLKFRYIRFHGIFNDEMMIYNEAEDGMPVYNWSYVDRLYDFLLSAGTRPFVELSFMPSLLRRSDETIFWWKGNISPPRDMEKWTELVRQFVRHCVNRYGLEEVKQWYFEVWNEPDLEGICWAGTREEYFRFYQATAGAIKSVDSELRTGGPALGYGSIWNDTWTEDFFNYCKTSQAPLDFFSFHVYSEYPFTKYEERLTTIMPPDFYGRTIERVRGKLQAAQLPVMPELHVTEWNFSLYDRNYIHDTMFMAPFILRHALQSQGSLHSLGFWSFTDVFEESQAVPAILHGGFGLFNRNGLRKPAYYAFELLAKLTGNLLRQGEGYAIATSGEDYSILLYHYVHVDPLFASGDWSGLTERDRYRVFEEKGDLEVALHLDGLSGDYKATTYRLDRDHGSLFDEWARMGAPGTPGEEEIDYLRRRTGPAVTVEFLEAVSSFDRRFVIPPHGVQLVTLQRQY; the protein is encoded by the coding sequence ATGAAATACTTGTACGAGTTCATCGAACACCAGGATGACATGCCGTTCCGCATGTTCGTCAACAGCGTGGATCATATTCAATTCCATTGGCACAAAGAGGTGGAGTTGATCTGCGTCCTGCAGGGGAGCGTGCGGATCTATGTCGGCCAGCACAATCATGATTATCATCCCGGCGATTTCCTGTTCATCAACAGCTTGTCTGCGCACAAAATCGAAAAGACGGGTCAGGACAATGTATTGTTGGCCCTGCAATTCAGTCCGGAACTGCTCGAGCGGCCCATGCATATTCATTGCAGCTCGCTTGACCGCGGGGCCGACGGCAAGCCTGCGCATGACAAGCTTCGTCATTACTTGGCTCGAATGGCGTGGGAGTTGAACAAAAAGCCGCCCGGCTACCGTTCTTGCGCTGTAGGGCTGCTGCATATGCTGATCGGGCATCTGGTGCGTTCCTTCCCGCACGAGGCGCTTCCGGATGGCGAACCTGGCGCCGAGCCAGGCAACGATTATGAGCTCAGACGGTTGAACCGGGTGCTTCAATATATTGATAAGCATTACAGCAAAAAGATTACGCTGCAGGACATCGCGCGGCAAGAACATTTAAGCCTGCACTATTTTTCCCATTTTTTCAAAGACAAGATCGGCATCCCGTTCCAAAAATACTTGACGCTTGTCCGCTTGGAGAAATCAGTCGAGCTGCTCGCCGGCACCAATAAAAACGTAACCCAAATCGCTTCGGAATGCGGCTTCGCTAATGTGAAAGCCTTCAACACCTATTTCAAGGAAAAGTACGGCACCACCCCGACGGGCTACCGGGAGAAGCAGGAGCGGGACACACTCAAAAAAAGCAGCCGCTGGAATGTGAACACGAGCGCAATCCATGGCGCTTATTACGATATCGACACGATCCAGGCAATGGATTCCTTATACGCTTATCTGGAGCGCGGCTACGAGCTGCCGCTCAGCTCCCCGCTGGCCAGCGACAGCATCACCATCGATATTCACGCCGATGATCCGGTTCATCCCTACGAGCCCAACTGGAGGATGCTCACCACGGCAGGGCGGGCGATTGAGGGACTCCGCGCCGATTGGCAGGAACAGTTCCGGGAGATGCAGTCCAGGCTGAAGTTCCGTTACATTCGCTTTCACGGAATTTTCAACGACGAGATGATGATCTATAACGAGGCGGAAGACGGCATGCCCGTCTATAACTGGTCTTACGTGGATCGGCTTTACGACTTTCTGTTAAGCGCCGGAACAAGGCCTTTTGTCGAGCTGAGCTTTATGCCTTCACTGCTGCGCCGTTCCGACGAGACCATTTTTTGGTGGAAGGGAAATATCTCGCCCCCTCGCGACATGGAGAAATGGACGGAGCTGGTGCGCCAGTTCGTGCGCCATTGCGTAAACCGGTACGGGCTGGAGGAGGTGAAGCAATGGTATTTTGAAGTATGGAACGAGCCGGACCTGGAGGGGATCTGCTGGGCGGGAACCCGGGAGGAGTACTTTCGTTTTTACCAAGCTACGGCCGGAGCGATCAAATCGGTGGATTCCGAACTGAGAACGGGCGGTCCGGCGCTGGGTTACGGATCGATATGGAACGACACATGGACGGAAGACTTTTTCAACTATTGCAAGACCTCCCAAGCGCCGCTTGATTTCTTCTCGTTCCACGTCTATTCCGAGTACCCGTTCACCAAGTATGAAGAGCGGCTGACTACAATCATGCCGCCTGATTTTTACGGCAGGACGATCGAGCGAGTCCGCGGCAAGCTGCAGGCCGCCCAGCTCCCCGTGATGCCGGAACTTCATGTTACGGAGTGGAATTTCTCGCTCTACGACCGGAATTATATTCACGACACGATGTTCATGGCCCCGTTTATTTTGCGGCATGCGCTGCAGTCCCAGGGGAGTCTCCATTCGCTCGGCTTTTGGTCGTTCACGGACGTGTTCGAGGAGAGCCAGGCCGTTCCCGCCATCTTGCACGGCGGCTTCGGCTTATTCAACCGCAATGGATTAAGGAAGCCCGCCTATTACGCGTTCGAGCTTCTCGCCAAGCTGACAGGAAATCTGCTCCGGCAGGGCGAAGGGTATGCCATTGCCACATCGGGCGAAGACTATTCGATTCTGCTGTACCATTACGTTCATGTCGATCCTTTGTTCGCGAGCGGCGATTGGTCCGGGCTGACGGAGCGGGACAGATATAGGGTATTTGAGGAAAAAGGGGATCTTGAAGTCGCGCTTCATCTCGACGGGCTATCAGGGGATTATAAGGCGACAACGTACCGGCTCGACCGCGATCATGGCTCGCTGTTCGACGAGTGGGCGCGCATGGGGGCTCCCGGTACGCCGGGCGAGGAGGAGATCGATTATTTACGGCGGAGAACCGGGCCGGCCGTCACGGTGGAGTTCCTCGAAGCCGTCTCCTCCTTCGATCGCCGCTTCGTGATTCCGCCGCATGGCGTACAGCTTGTTACCTTGCAGCGCCAATATTGA
- a CDS encoding PTS sugar transporter subunit IIC, protein MDRFMKWMNERFAPKLDTFTKNVWVASIQDSIMIALPMVFIGSLITLLSILNDFIPGMPDLSPVSTFSFGLLGLFIAFLTPYKVMEQKERHKIKLIAGCTGLAFYLMLLKPTFGEDGTISFILERFGPSGMFTSLIVGVLVAVVFSAFHKFSFFKKDTSLPEFIVDWFDFLVPIALILGAGWVLTYPLQFDIFVLILNVFEPLNQISQSLLGFVLFNFIGVFLYSFGVSPWVLMPIFFAIWLPAIEANAAAVAQGMEPMNINTFETFFSGWVGVGGMGATLPLVIWFLFAKSKRLSAIGKTTLVPSLFNINEPVIYGAPIAFNPILMIPMWINGLIVPIIVYVALDLGLAAIPSQLFQMWYTPLGISTYIVSGLGGLLLLAVVLLIMFAVWFPFFKAYDMQECRKEQLAQTKKEI, encoded by the coding sequence ATGGATCGGTTTATGAAGTGGATGAATGAACGTTTTGCCCCCAAATTAGATACATTCACGAAAAATGTATGGGTTGCCTCGATCCAGGACTCGATCATGATTGCTCTGCCGATGGTGTTTATCGGCTCTCTGATTACACTGCTGTCGATCCTGAACGATTTTATCCCGGGAATGCCGGATTTGTCGCCGGTCTCGACCTTCAGCTTCGGCCTGCTGGGGCTATTCATCGCTTTTCTCACTCCATATAAAGTGATGGAGCAGAAAGAACGCCATAAAATCAAACTGATTGCGGGCTGTACCGGACTAGCCTTCTACCTGATGCTGCTGAAGCCGACGTTCGGGGAAGACGGAACGATCAGCTTCATCCTGGAGCGGTTCGGCCCGAGCGGCATGTTCACTTCGCTCATCGTCGGCGTGCTTGTCGCGGTTGTCTTCAGCGCGTTTCACAAGTTCTCTTTTTTCAAAAAAGATACGAGTCTTCCGGAATTCATCGTCGATTGGTTCGACTTTCTCGTGCCGATTGCCTTGATCTTGGGTGCCGGATGGGTCCTGACGTATCCGCTGCAGTTCGACATCTTCGTCTTGATCTTGAATGTGTTCGAACCGCTGAACCAGATTAGCCAGAGCTTGCTCGGGTTCGTGCTGTTCAATTTCATCGGAGTGTTCCTGTATTCCTTCGGAGTCAGCCCGTGGGTGCTGATGCCGATATTTTTCGCCATCTGGCTGCCGGCCATTGAAGCCAACGCCGCCGCTGTCGCCCAGGGCATGGAGCCAATGAATATCAACACCTTCGAGACCTTCTTCTCCGGTTGGGTCGGCGTAGGCGGCATGGGCGCCACGCTGCCGCTGGTCATCTGGTTCCTCTTCGCCAAATCGAAGCGGCTGAGCGCCATCGGCAAGACGACGCTGGTGCCTTCGCTGTTCAATATCAATGAGCCGGTCATCTATGGTGCCCCTATCGCGTTCAATCCGATCTTGATGATCCCGATGTGGATTAACGGATTGATTGTTCCGATTATCGTCTATGTCGCGCTGGATCTTGGTCTTGCCGCCATTCCAAGCCAACTGTTCCAGATGTGGTATACCCCGCTTGGCATCTCGACTTACATCGTGTCGGGACTTGGCGGATTGCTCTTGTTGGCAGTGGTCCTGCTTATCATGTTCGCCGTCTGGTTCCCTTTCTTCAAAGCGTATGACATGCAGGAATGCCGCAAAGAACAACTAGCGCAAACGAAAAAAGAGATATGA